One Osmerus eperlanus chromosome 24, fOsmEpe2.1, whole genome shotgun sequence DNA window includes the following coding sequences:
- the klhl30 gene encoding kelch-like protein 30 isoform X3, which produces MVRNVDDLDFCQSTHAQSVLDGLRSLCSHPKLVDVTLSARGRDFPCHRGVLALCSSYFRSMFSGDFVESIAARVELQDVDPDVLSTLLDFAYTGKLTINQGNVEGLMHTSSQLQFQAVRAVCGRYLQNQIDATNCLGILEFGELHGCPEVVAKAWAFLLENFEAVQQGEEFLLLEKGRLVACLANETLQTRSERSRVEAALIWVRYAEASRLDSLPELLGLARLALLPLEYLGETLLKDSLLQSSDCCREAVERLYREKMNLAPGEVVEAGSESPQPNLQEVLFVMGGRSLDDSDDEDEDEDRDPRLLPRNCGFYNTKTKQWHQLADFPNYNKWGYSLVSLNNDVYVTGGSRGSQTNTWSTTETWRYTTREGRWAKVAPMLRARTNHTSVTLNGEIYVIGGTTLNYVEVEHYDPYTDTWGMTCPALRYVTNFTATACHGKLYLIGSCAVKYNALTMQCYNPVIDGWSVICSPFIPKYLSSPRSVSVDGLIYLIADNTKKVYLYDPEANLWQKVQFLHMLHENGGLVVLDGHLYVTGGHWKGMEGDYGVEVEAYDRASNSWQVESFLPRLWFYSGVCSVFLDPAQWPEPFLREQD; this is translated from the exons ATGGTGCGTAACGTGGACGACCTGGACTTCTGCCAGTCCACCCACGCCCAGAGCGTCCTGGACGGGCTgcgctctctctgctctcacccCAAGCTGGTGGACGTCACCCTGAGCGCTCGAGGCCGCGACTTCCCCTGCCACCGCGGCGTGCTGGCGCTCTGCAGCTCCTACTTCCGCTCCATGTTCTCTGGGGACTTTGTGGAGAGCATCGCGGCCCGGGTGGAGCTGCAGGACGTGGACCCAGATGTGCTGAGCACCCTGCTGGACTTTGCCTACACCGGCAAGCTGACCATCAACCAGGGCAACGTGGAGGGGCTCATGCACACCTCCAGCCAGCTGCAGTTCCAGGCGGTGCGGGCTGTGTGCGGCCGGTACCTCCAGAATCAGATCGATGCCACCAACTGCCTGGGGATTCTAGAGTTCGGGGAGCTCCACGGCTGCCCAGAGGTGGTGGCCAAGGCCTGGGCCTTCCTGCTGGAGAACTTTGAGGCGgtgcagcagggagaggagttCCTGCTGCTGGAGAAGGGCCGGCTGGTGGCATGCCTGGCTAACGAGACCCTGCAGACCCGGTCGGAGCGGTCGCGGGTGGAGGCGGCGCTGATCTGGGTCCGGTACGCAGAGGCCTCGAGGCTGGACAGCCTTCCAGAGCTGCTGGGTCTGGCCAGGCTGGCCCTCCTGCCCCTGGAGTACCTGGGGGAGACCCTGCTGAAGGACAGCCTGCTGCAGAGCTCCGACTGCTGCAGGGAGGCTGTGGAGAGGCTGTACAGAGAg AAAATGAACCTGGCTCCAGGGGAAGTGGTGGAGGCTGGCAGTGAGAGTCCTCAGCCCAACCTGCAGGAGGTGCTGTTCGTCATGGGGGGCCGCTCGCTGGACGACTcagatgatgaagatgaggatgaggacagaGACCCCAGACTGCTGCCCAGGAACTGTGGCTTCTACAACACCAAGACCA aacagTGGCATCAGCTTGCAGACTTCCCCAACTACAACAAGTGGGGATACTCACTAGTTTCTTTGAATAATGACGTCTACGTCACAG GGGGTTCCCGGGGCTCCCAGACCAACACCTGGTCGACCACGGAGACCTGGAGGTACACTACGAGGGAGGGCCGCTGGGCCAAGGTGGCCCCCATGCTCcgagcccggaccaaccacacCTCGGTGACGCTCAACGGAGAAATCTACGTCATCGGAG GCACAACACTGAACTATGTGGAAGTTGAACATTACGACCCTTACACTGACACCTGGGGTatgacctgccctgccctcagaTACGTGACCAACTTCACTGCCACGGCGTGTCACGGGAAGCTGTACCTGATTGGCTCCTGTGCCGTGAAGTACAACGCTTTGACCATGCAGTGCTACAACCCTGTCATAG acggCTGGAGCGTGATCtgctctcccttcatccccaagtatctctcctctcctcgctctgtCTCGGTGGATGGACTCATCTACCTGATCGCTGACAACACCAAGAAGGTGTACCTGTACGACCCTGAGGCCAACCTGTGGCAGAAG GTTCAGTTCCTGCACATGCTCCATGAGAATGGGGGCCTGGTGGTTCTGGACGGCCACCTGTACGTGACAGGGGGCCACTGGAAGGGCATGGAGGGGGACTACGGCGTGGAGGTGGAGGCCTACGACCGAGCCTCCAACTCCTGGCAGGTGGAGAGCTTCCTCCCTCGTCTCTGGTTCTACAGCggggtgtgttctgtgttcctgGACCCGGCCCAGTGGCCAGAACCTTTCC TGAGGGAGCAGGACTGA
- the klhl30 gene encoding kelch-like protein 30 isoform X2: MVRNVDDLDFCQSTHAQSVLDGLRSLCSHPKLVDVTLSARGRDFPCHRGVLALCSSYFRSMFSGDFVESIAARVELQDVDPDVLSTLLDFAYTGKLTINQGNVEGLMHTSSQLQFQAVRAVCGRYLQNQIDATNCLGILEFGELHGCPEVVAKAWAFLLENFEAVQQGEEFLLLEKGRLVACLANETLQTRSERSRVEAALIWVRYAEASRLDSLPELLGLARLALLPLEYLGETLLKDSLLQSSDCCREAVERLYREKMNLAPGEVVEAGSESPQPNLQEVLFVMGGRSLDDSDDEDEDEDRDPRLLPRNCGFYNTKTKQWHQLADFPNYNKWGYSLVSLNNDVYVTGGSRGSQTNTWSTTETWRYTTREGRWAKVAPMLRARTNHTSVTLNGEIYVIGGTTLNYVEVEHYDPYTDTWGMTCPALRYVTNFTATACHGKLYLIGSCAVKYNALTMQCYNPVIDGWSVICSPFIPKYLSSPRSVSVDGLIYLIADNTKKVYLYDPEANLWQKVQFLHMLHENGGLVVLDGHLYVTGGHWKGMEGDYGVEVEAYDRASNSWQVESFLPRLWFYSGVCSVFLDPAQWPEPFPMDED, encoded by the exons ATGGTGCGTAACGTGGACGACCTGGACTTCTGCCAGTCCACCCACGCCCAGAGCGTCCTGGACGGGCTgcgctctctctgctctcacccCAAGCTGGTGGACGTCACCCTGAGCGCTCGAGGCCGCGACTTCCCCTGCCACCGCGGCGTGCTGGCGCTCTGCAGCTCCTACTTCCGCTCCATGTTCTCTGGGGACTTTGTGGAGAGCATCGCGGCCCGGGTGGAGCTGCAGGACGTGGACCCAGATGTGCTGAGCACCCTGCTGGACTTTGCCTACACCGGCAAGCTGACCATCAACCAGGGCAACGTGGAGGGGCTCATGCACACCTCCAGCCAGCTGCAGTTCCAGGCGGTGCGGGCTGTGTGCGGCCGGTACCTCCAGAATCAGATCGATGCCACCAACTGCCTGGGGATTCTAGAGTTCGGGGAGCTCCACGGCTGCCCAGAGGTGGTGGCCAAGGCCTGGGCCTTCCTGCTGGAGAACTTTGAGGCGgtgcagcagggagaggagttCCTGCTGCTGGAGAAGGGCCGGCTGGTGGCATGCCTGGCTAACGAGACCCTGCAGACCCGGTCGGAGCGGTCGCGGGTGGAGGCGGCGCTGATCTGGGTCCGGTACGCAGAGGCCTCGAGGCTGGACAGCCTTCCAGAGCTGCTGGGTCTGGCCAGGCTGGCCCTCCTGCCCCTGGAGTACCTGGGGGAGACCCTGCTGAAGGACAGCCTGCTGCAGAGCTCCGACTGCTGCAGGGAGGCTGTGGAGAGGCTGTACAGAGAg AAAATGAACCTGGCTCCAGGGGAAGTGGTGGAGGCTGGCAGTGAGAGTCCTCAGCCCAACCTGCAGGAGGTGCTGTTCGTCATGGGGGGCCGCTCGCTGGACGACTcagatgatgaagatgaggatgaggacagaGACCCCAGACTGCTGCCCAGGAACTGTGGCTTCTACAACACCAAGACCA aacagTGGCATCAGCTTGCAGACTTCCCCAACTACAACAAGTGGGGATACTCACTAGTTTCTTTGAATAATGACGTCTACGTCACAG GGGGTTCCCGGGGCTCCCAGACCAACACCTGGTCGACCACGGAGACCTGGAGGTACACTACGAGGGAGGGCCGCTGGGCCAAGGTGGCCCCCATGCTCcgagcccggaccaaccacacCTCGGTGACGCTCAACGGAGAAATCTACGTCATCGGAG GCACAACACTGAACTATGTGGAAGTTGAACATTACGACCCTTACACTGACACCTGGGGTatgacctgccctgccctcagaTACGTGACCAACTTCACTGCCACGGCGTGTCACGGGAAGCTGTACCTGATTGGCTCCTGTGCCGTGAAGTACAACGCTTTGACCATGCAGTGCTACAACCCTGTCATAG acggCTGGAGCGTGATCtgctctcccttcatccccaagtatctctcctctcctcgctctgtCTCGGTGGATGGACTCATCTACCTGATCGCTGACAACACCAAGAAGGTGTACCTGTACGACCCTGAGGCCAACCTGTGGCAGAAG GTTCAGTTCCTGCACATGCTCCATGAGAATGGGGGCCTGGTGGTTCTGGACGGCCACCTGTACGTGACAGGGGGCCACTGGAAGGGCATGGAGGGGGACTACGGCGTGGAGGTGGAGGCCTACGACCGAGCCTCCAACTCCTGGCAGGTGGAGAGCTTCCTCCCTCGTCTCTGGTTCTACAGCggggtgtgttctgtgttcctgGACCCGGCCCAGTGGCCAGAACCTTTCCCTATGGATGAGGACTGA
- the crocc2 gene encoding LOW QUALITY PROTEIN: rootletin (The sequence of the model RefSeq protein was modified relative to this genomic sequence to represent the inferred CDS: deleted 1 base in 1 codon): protein MSSPDEQGAASPRLEAVIQKLEESLLSLTGQGDAPTCTSTCTSTCPSTSTPVSTRIRQIITRNLAEPPTDARLQEENRVLQEENRVLQEQLTQGRAERDHLQTRQAALTDRLEQMLSLQPGDSDQESVTPQHQQREERSYRLKLQAYQEGQQRQAQLVQRLQTKVLQYKRRCGELEEQVLQKTSESEKMRLSLQAQLDSLAHRLQRRDQDLSQAVHNKQLLEEEQRRCAGLGRVNSLLREQLEQAGAAHQALEERLEQDRQALEEKDARLRREQETSASRLGREQARVRALWRQAASLRSCCTQLRAFADRSLSEVRGECVSARRRLHAACLSVEASHAQHSAPGAPEASGLELQLRDKLKEAMQLQGRWDAEKVELNSRILELTDMVKHLRAQNSQKDSSLAAMETSLDRMKASRVEDREERTCLRSEVETLQQTLHNINQLICGEGSSPSSSPPSSPSSPSSSPLRSSTLAAVQTVLAQHHTQTQDLHGRLAEALEEVGSLRSQLLEAEEARGRLEERLQEQKSEAQRLKTSLEESLRDSQRYHTTLDILHSEKGSLERRLAELQGDAEVRGAELEEARGAELELQRERDLLRQQRQDLEEELDLQRSQAQRGQRSLEVLEGEHSELRRDLVTLREALGHVTLQKEVLQDDKSSLTLALSKVESQNAEWELDVARLQSQEAGLRDSLSKMAALSEGLASDKVELNRLLLQAEGEKAELSERRREAELERASAREAGLRLQQELDDLGAERRALEDSHGNLLQERQRLQEELLLLQRQQAQTLELHAQVSRQLQVQGEQLDQASRGQESQAAALQRASLDGEQLTRERARLEVLLHAAQRKAGGLTQELAALRAEKDSLETALFEGQEVTSSLEGERAGLEGERRSLVQANEMLMREGGGLRVELQRVESRAEQERAQLQERLAQVESSSQQALAALELKHAQQLEAAQRDKEQQGAAQAQQQQVHSVRCEESEARLQQSRSQAQQLQEQLNAAHILCSTSLLQAETSKQQALSQKEEEMASLAERLATLQHDLATSAMETERVRRDAQSAQERDKDTICSLQSELRALRCGFEESLSSQEREQRSLGEQLRETSQQRDQAHQEVGALRRALAGAEEAREAGRRGLVEAHRELRKGVQDRERQGQEAQDLRRQLGDESRHSEALQTSTLELRAAVRKAESDNNSLRRGVEEREQRLQVLEEVRSSLQQEVCSLRSTMRELEKSRLQARRQLQEQRRQVKSLEAESSQRSQEEKERQARVSQEEQREEEARREAFALKQRVLEAEAGREAALNEAGGLQRRMSELEEAERQAREAQREREAELQQSEQRHREHASRLQEALEDGRARLEELTQRAGRAEGRARGLKEQLGQADGGRRDLEHRLAGLASALRRTLGLGRSPSPRRSPGKGGEDECGGLGGARSPGGPQGEHRELDVETVQGALQDFQQDLRDTQRDREEARAQLSRVTQKVSDLQAEQDRSGSELQLLQKKLLEQDHGKRQVEERLQEAQSSLSLQQEVTRRGDRDRKSLGEEITKLRSSLQTTEANCTTQQEKLERLQAAEARWQAERRTLQTSLEAAEGRASRLELSQRTLEGELHRARLRASELGAELGVAQERLAELRRALGDSEGRAAGLRGAEERATAALARAELQVSQLREQLQGLSSSLSDSSSTAAALQESSAELTRALAASEQDRRDMQEHLDQTCEALSESKRQSRALTECAQCLQRAQEDAELRASELEKQSWTLREALKQRQEADLQTQAGSQQQFQERLEALHSSLARLQGEKEGLEGLLACLTRDKASLRNTLEKVELERLRREEEAVLGSREREQLEQELRERALEVTSLQAQVSQLERAHSQRHLEVSTRHRQELILEAERLRGSQLQAERALEARERAHHQRVLCLEEQVLTLKEQLDQEMRRRQAYVSQML, encoded by the exons ATGAGTTCTCCAGACGAGCAAGGTGCAGCGTCTCCGCGGCTCGAGGCTGTCATCCAG AAGCTGGAGGAGTCTCTTCTCAGCCTGACGGGGCAAGGGGATGCACCCACCTGCACCTCCACCtgcacctccacctgcccctccacctccacgccGGTCTCCACACGCATCCGCCAGATCATCACCCGCAACCTAGCCGAGCCTCCCACCG aTGCCAGGTTGCAGGAGGAGAACCGGGTTCTGCAGGAGGAGAACCGGGTTCTGCAGGAGCAGCTGACCCAGGGCCGGGCTGAGAGAGACCACCTGCAGACCAGACAGGCTGCACTCACAGACAGG ctggaGCAGATGCTAAGTCTGCAGCCCGGAGACTCGGACCAAGAGAGCGTGACCCCACAGCACcaacagagagaggagcgcTCCTATAGGCTGAAGCTGCAGGCCTATCAGGAGGGCCAACAGAGACAGGCTCAGCTGGTGCAGAGGCTGCAGACCAAG GTGCTCCAGTACAAGAGGCGCtgtggtgagctggaggagcaggtgctgcAGAAGACCTCTGAGTCTGAGAAGATGCGGCTGTCG CTACAGGCCCAGCTGGACTCATTGGCCCACAGGCTCCAGAGGAGGGACCAGGACCTCAGCCAGGCAGTCCACAACAagcagctgctggaggaggagcagaggag gtgtGCCGGGCTGGGCCGCGTGAACAGCCTGCTGAGGGAGCAGCTGGAACAGGCGGGCGCTGCCCATCAagccctggaggagaggctggaacaGGACAGGCAGgccctggaggagaaggacgCACGCCTGCGACGAGaacaggag acgAGTGCCTCGCGGCTAGGACGCGAGCAGGCCCGCGTCAGGGCCCTGTGGCGCCAGGCCGCCTCCCTCCGGAGCTGCTGCACCCAGCTGAGGGCCTTTGCTGACAG gagTCTGTCGGAGGTGCGCGGGGAGTGTGTCAGCGCCAGACGACGACTGCATGCTGCCTGTTTGAGTGTGGAGGCCAGCCATGCACAGCACAGCGCCCCTGGTGCCCCGGAGGCCTCAGGGCTGGAGCTCCAGCTGAGAGACAAGCTGAAGGAGGCCATGCAGCTGCAGGGACGCTGGGATGCGGAAAAAGTAGAGCTCAACTCCAG gatccTGGAGCTGACTGACATGGTGAAGCATTTGAGAGCTCAGAACAGTCAGAAGGACTCCAGCCTGGCTGCCATGGAAACCAGCCTGGACAGGATG AAGgcgagcagggtggaggacagggaggagaggacctgCCTGCGCTCTGAGGTGGAGACCCTCCAGCAGACCCTCCACAACATCAACCAG TTGATTTGTGGTGAaggttcctccccctcctcctcc cccccctcctccccctcctccccctcctcctcccccctgagaAGCAGCACGCTGGCAGCTGTCCAGACAGTCCTCGCCCAGcaccacacccagacacag GACCTGCATGGGCGTCTGGCAGAGGCCCTGGAGGAGGTTGGCTCCCTCCGCTCCCAGCTGCTAGAGGccgaggaggccagggggaggctggaggagaggctgcaggAGCAGAAGAGTGAGGCCCAGAGGCTGAAGACCTCCCTGGAGGAGAGCCTGAGAGACAGCCAGAGATACCACACCACCCTGGACATCCTGCAcag TGAGAAGGGCAGCCTGGAGCGGAGGCTGGCTGAGCTTCAGGGAGACGCGGAGGTGCGGGgtgcagagctggaggaggcgcggggagcagagctggagctccagagagagagagacctgctgaggcagcagaggcaggacctggaggaggagctggatctCCAGCGCAGCCAGGCCCAGAGAGG ccagaggagcctggaggtgctggagggagagcactcagagctgaggagagaccTGGTGACCCTGAGGGAGgctctgggtcatgtgaccctgcaGAAGGAGGTGCTGCAGGACGACAAGAGCAGCCTCACCCTGGCCCTCAGCAAG gtggaatccCAGAATGCCGAGTGGGAGCTGGACGTGGCCAGGCTGCAGAGCCAGGAGGCTGGCCTAAGAGACTCCCtgtccaagatggccgccctgAGCGAGGGCCTGGCCAGCGACAAGGTGGAGCTCAACCGCCTCCTACTGCAG gcggAGGGGGAAAAGGCGGAGCTTAGCGAGCGGCGCAGAGAGGCGGAGCTAGAACGGGCGTCGGCCAGGGAGGCGGGACTGCGTCTGCAGCAGGAGCTGGACGACCTGGGGGCGGAGCGCCGCGCGCTGGAGGATTCCCACGGCAACCTGCTGCAGGAGCGCCAGAGGCTGCAGGAGgagttgctgctgctgcagagacAGCAAGCCCAGACCCTGGAGCTGCATGCACAG gtaagcAGACAGCTGCAGGTGCAGGGTGAGCAGCTGGACcaggccagcagggggcaggagagcCAGGCGGCGGCCCTGCAGAGAGCATCCCTGGACGGGGAGCAGCTGACCAGAGAGAGGGCCCGCCTGGAGGTGCTGCTCCACGCCGCCCAGCGCAAGGCCGGCGGACTCACCCAGGAGCTGGCTGCTctcag gGCAGAGAAGGACTCCCTGGAGACAGCTCTGTTTGAGGGCCAGGAGGTGACCTCCTCTCTGGAGGGGGAGCGAGCtggtctggagggggagagacgcaGCCTGGTGCAGGCCAACGAGATGCTGATGC gtgaggggggtggactGCGTGTGGAGCTCCagagggtggagagcagggcgGAGCAGGAGCGGGCCCAGCTGCAGGAGAGGCTGGCCCAGGTGGAGAGCAGCTCCCAGCAGGCCCTGGCTGCTCTGGAGCTCAAACACGCCCAGCAGCTGGAAGCTGCCCAGAGGGACAAG gagcagCAGGGCGCTGcccaggcccagcagcagcaggtacacagtgtgaggtgtgaggagaGTGAGGCTCGACTGCAGCAGAGTCGCTCTCAGGCCCAGCAGCTGCAGGAGCAACTGAACGCAGCTCACATCCTCTGCAGCACCAGCCTGCTGCAGGCAGAGACCAGcaaacagcag gctctgtcccagaaggaagaggagatggcaTCTCTGGCAGAGCGCCTGGCAACCTTGCAGCACGACCTAGCAACCAGTGCCATGGAGACGGAGCGTGTACGAAGAGACGCCCAGAGCGCACAGGAGCGCGacaaa gacACTATCTGCAGCCTGCAGTCGGAGCTGAGGGCTCTGCGCTGTGGGTTCGAGGAGAGCCTGAGCtctcaggagagagagcagcgcaGCCTGGGAGAGCagctcagagagaccagccagcagagagaccaggctCACCAGGAG gtggggGCTCTGCGGCGGGCGCTGGCGGGGGCGGAGGAGGCACGTGAGGCGGGGCGgcgggggctggtggaggcccACAGGGAGCTGAGGAAGGGTGTCCAGGACAGGGAGCGGCAGGGGCAGGAAGCCCAGGACCTGCGCAGGCAGCTGGGGGACGAGTCCCGCCACAGCGAGgccctccagacctccaccctGGAGCTCCGCGCCGCCGTCAGGAAGGCGGAGAGCGACAACAACAG cctGCGTCGTGGTGTGGAGGAGCGGGAGCAGAGGCTGCAGgtgctggaggaggtcaggagctCCCTGCAGCAGGAGGTCTGCTCCCTGAGGAGCACCATGAGGGAGCTGGAGAAGTCCAGACTGCAGGCtcgcaggcagctgcaggagcagcgcagacag GTGAAGAGCCTGGAGGCGGAGAGCAGCCAGAGGagccaggaggagaaggagcggcAGGCCAGGGTAtcccaggaggagcagagggaggaggaggcacgACGAGAGGCCTTCGCCCTCAAGCAGAGGGTCCTGGAGGcagaggctggcagagaggcagccctcaatgag GCGGGGGGGCTGCAGCGGCGCATgtcggagctggaggaggcggagCGTCAGGCGAGGGAGGcgcagcgggagagagaggcagagctgcAGCAGAGTGAACAGAGGCATCGCGAGCACGCCTCCCGGCTGCAGGAGGCGCTGGAGGACGGGCGGGCACGCCTGGAGGAGCTGACCCAGCGGGCCGGGCGAGCGGAGGGCCGGGCGCGGGGCCTAAAGGAGCAGCTGGGCCAGGCTGATGGAGGCCGCAGGGACCTGGAGCACAGGCTGGCCGGGCTGGCCTCCGCCCTGCGACGCACTCTGGGCCTGGGACGGAGCCCCTCTCCCCGGAGGTCGCCAGGGAAGG gCGGGGAGGATGAGtgtgggggcctggggggggcccGGTCCCCCGGGGGCCCCCAGGGAGAGCACAGGGAGCTGGACGTGGAGACGGTGCAGGGGGCTCTCCAGGACTTCCAGCAGGACCTGAGGGAcacgcagagagacagg GAGGAAGCCAGGGCCCAGCTGTCCAGGGTGACCCAGAAGGTGTCAGACCTGCAGGCTGAGCAGGACCGCTCTGGCTCTGAGCTGCAGCTGCTCCAGAAGAAGCTCCTGGAGCAGGACCACG GGAAGAGGCAGGTGGAAGAGAGGCTGCAGGAAGCTCAGAGCAGCCTGTCCCTGcagcaggaagtgacacgccgtggggacagagacaggaagagcctTGGGGAGGAAATTACCAAACTGAGGTCCAGTCTGCAGACAACCGAGGCTAACTGCACAACTCAACAG GAGAAGCTGGAGCGCCTGCAGGCTGCAGAGGCTCGCTGGCAGGCAGAGCGCCGGACACTACAGACCTCCCTGGAGGCGGCAGAGGGGCGCGCCTCCCGCCTGGAGCTCTCCCAGCGCaccctggagggggagctgcaCCGCGCCCGCCTGAGGGCCTCCGAGCTGGGGGCGGAGCTGGGGGTGGCACAGGAGAGGCTGGCGGAGCTGCGCAGGGCGCTGGGGGACAGCGAGGGCCGGGCGGCCGGGctgaggggggcggaggagcgGGCGACGGCGGCGCTGGCACGGGCAGAGCTCCAGGTGAGCCAGCTCAGGGAACAGCTGCAGGGCTTGTCCTCCTCGCTCAGTGACAGCAGCAGTACCGCCGCCGCCCTGCAGGAGAGCAGCGCCGAGCTGACCCGGGCCCTGGCCGCCAGCGAGCAGGACCGCAGAGACATGCAG GAACATCTGGACCAGACGTGCGAGGCTCTCTCTGAGAGTAAGAGGCAGAGCCGTGCACTGACGGAGTGTGCTCAGTGCTTGCAGCGGGCCCAGGAGGACGCGGAGCTGAGGGCATCTGAGCTGGAGAAGCAGAGCTGGACCCTGAGGGAG gctctgaagcagaggcaggaggcagatcTGCAGACCCAGGCCGGCTCCCAGCAGCAgttccaggagaggctggaagCCCTACACAGCTCCCTGGCCCGGCtgcagggggagaaggaggggctggaggggctgctgGCCTGCCTGACCCGGGACAAGGCCTCCCTCAGGAACACCCTGGAGAAG GTGGAGCTGGAGAggttgaggagggaggaggaggcagtgcTGGGGTcccgggagagagagcagctggagcaggagctgAGGGAGCGGGCCCTGGAGGTGACCAgcctgcag GCCCAGGTGTCCCAGCTGGAGCGTGCTCACTCACAGCGCCACCTGGAGGTGAGCACGCGTCACCGCCAGGAGCTGATCCTGGAGGCGGAGCGGCTGAGAGGGAGCCAGCTGCAGGCGGAGCGTGCTCTGGAGGCCCGGGAGAGAGCCCACCACCAGAGGGTCCTCtgcctggaggagcag gtgtTGACTCTGAAGGAACAGCTGGatcaggagatgaggaggaggcaggCCTACGTGAGCCAGATGCTGTGA